The proteins below are encoded in one region of Lactuca sativa cultivar Salinas chromosome 3, Lsat_Salinas_v11, whole genome shotgun sequence:
- the LOC111896634 gene encoding MLO-like protein 8, translated as MAGGATEGTRQLDQTPTWAVSGVCAIIIIVSIALEKLLHKLGKFFTDKHKKSMFEALEKVKAELMVLGFISLLLTFSQSYIVKICIPDSLADTMLPCAVKEKTQKDEKSEGIHRLLLSLQHGRFLAESSPSTCNKGKVPVITVDGLHQLHILIFFLAVIHVAYSAITMTLGRLKIRGWKHWEEETSTHNYEFSNDHSRFRLTHETSFVKAHTSFWTRVPFFFYIGCFFRQFFRSVSKSDYLTVRNGFINVHLARGSKFNFQKYVKRSLEDDFQVVVGISPVLWASFVIFLLLNVNRWQAMFWASLLPLVVILAVGTKLQAILTKMALEITERHAVVQGIPLVQASDKYFWFSKPHLILHLIHFALFQNAFQITYFFWIWYEYKISSCFHANIKLVILKLVIGVGVLILCSYITLPLYALVSQMGSNMKKSIFDEQTSKALMNWRMAAVKKKRGGGSTGGNSPIRTLETPFSPGPTTPPSMMSQSTGATLHHPKTTTTTAFSPPSPESSATHLINVRVDHQNGDMIKPSIPQRDYTKNEEDFSFDKPSTKY; from the exons ATGGCAGGGGGTGCAACCGAGGGTACACGGCAACTTGATCAAACACCCACATGGGCTGTTTCTGGTGTTTGTGCAATCATCATCATCGTCTCCATTGCTTTAGAGAAGCTTCTTCACAAACTTGGAAAG TTTTTCACAGATAAGCATAAGAAATCAATGTTTGAAGCTTTGGAGAAGGTGAAAGCTG AACTGATGGTTCTAGGGTTTATCTCGCTACTGTTGACATTTAGTCAAAGTTACATCGTGAAAATATGCATCCCTGATAGCCTCGCTGATACAATGTTACCATGTGCTGTGAAAGAGAAAACTCAGAAAGATGAGAAATCAGAAGGAATCCATAGATTGCTTCTTTCGCTTCAACATGGTAGATTTCTAGCTGAATCTTCTCCTTCTACTTGCAATAAG GGTAAAGTACCGGTTATAACTGTTGATGGATTGCATCAATTGCATATACTCATATTCTTTCTCGCTGTCATCCACGTGGCATATAGTGCTATTACTATGACTCTTGGAAGACTAAAA ATACGTGGGTGGAAGCATTGGGAGGAGGAGACTTCAACCCATAATTACGAGTTTTCTAATG ATCATTCACGATTCAGACTAACACATGAGACATCTTTTGTGAAAGCGCACACGAGTTTTTGGACTAGAGTTCCTTTCTTTTTTTACATT GGATGTTTCTTTCGACAATTTTTCAGATCAGTTAGTAAGTCTGACTATTTGACCGTGCGGAATGGGTTCATAAAT GTTCATTTAGCTCGCGGGAGTAAATTTAACTTCCAAAAGTACGTTAAAAGGTCATTAGAGGATGATTTCCAAGTGGTTGTAGGAATAAG TCCTGTACTTTGGGCATCGTTTGTTATTTTCTTGCTTCTCAATGTTAATC GCTGGCAAGCTATGTTTTGGGCATCCTTGCTTCCATTGGTT GTTATTTTAGCAGTTGGAACAAAACTTCAAGCCATTTTAACGAAAATGGCCCTTGAAATCACCGAAAGACATGCTGTTGTTCAAGGGATTCCACTCGTGCAAGCTTCCGATAAATATTTTTGGTTCTCAAAACCACATTTGATTCTTCATCTCATACACTTTGCTCTGTTTCAA AATGCGTTCCAGATAACGTACTTTTTTTGGATATGG TATGAATATAAGATCAGTTCTTGCTTCCATGCTAATATCAAACTCGTTATTTTGAAACTTGTTATAGG GGTTGGGGTCCTCATATTGTGTAGCTACATAACACTTCCGCTCTACGCCCTTGTATCCCAG atggGGTCAAACATGAAGAAATCTATCTTTGACGAACAAACATCCAAAGCCCTCATGAACTGGCGGATGGCAGCGGTGAAGAAAAAGCGTGGCGGTGGAAGTACAGGCGGCAATTCGCCTATTCGGACACTTGAAACCCCTTTTAGTCCTGGCCCCACCACGCCTCCTTCCATGATGTCACAATCCACCGGAGCCACCCTCCACCACCCCaagaccaccaccaccaccgccttcTCCCCACCGTCTCCTGAATCATCCGCCACACACTTGATAAATGTACGAGTCGATCATCAAAATGGTGACATGATTAAACCTAGTATTCCTCAAAGAGATTACACCAAGAACGAAGAGGATTTTTCATTTGATAAGCCTAGTACTAAATACTAA
- the LOC111896645 gene encoding uncharacterized protein LOC111896645 — protein sequence MVVENINERGKQVDSNRTVSSSISHSTLELLSELRRMTTLANSFVSLPTHRNQFLSGLLMQVDQGSSNLFIGHSGATKLTKHRKSLTVRAGANDDRLGGASLFVGGFVLGGIVVGALGAIYAPQISKALAGADRKDLMRKLPKFIYDEEKALEKTRKILTDKIAQLNSAIDDVSAQLRADDPPNGSSVTTDGVEASSY from the exons ATGGTAGTTGAAAACATCAACGAAAGGGGAAAACAAGTGGATTCAAATCGAACCGTAAGTTCTTCTATCTCTCACAGTACACTGGAATTATTGTCAGAACTCAGAAGGATGACTACTCTCGCTAATTCTTTCGTTTCACTCCCAACCCACCGGAATCAGTTCTTATCTG GTCTATTGATGCAAGTTGATCAAGGCTCCAGTAACCTGTTTATTGGCCACAGTGGAGCAACTAAACTAACAAAACACAGGAAATCACTTACTGTGAGAGCTGG AGCAAATGATGATAGACTAGGTGGAGCCAGCTTATTTGTTGGTGGTTTTGTATTAGGAGGAATTGTTGTTGGAGCATTAGGAGCTATATATGCACCTCAG ATAAGCAAGGCACTTGCAGGGGCAGACAGAAAAGATCTAATGAGGAAGCTGCCAAAATTCATATACGATGAAGAGAAAGCTTTGGAG AAAACACGCAAAATATTAACAGATAAGATTGCTCAGCTGAATTCTGCAATAGACGATGTGTCTGCTCAGTTGCGTGCTGATGACCCGCCAAACGGGTCATCAGTCACCACTGATGGAGTTGAAGCTTCTTCCTACTGA